The following coding sequences are from one Desulfosporosinus orientis DSM 765 window:
- a CDS encoding cell wall-binding repeat-containing protein, giving the protein MNKKRIIPILFLCSSLLVGNPTFAAADEPNAVLHPQQLPSPVRLAGQTKFETSKAISEYSHQGTVNNVILATGNEFADALSASVLAYAKEAPILLVDSSAEKSKDAFDYVNQHLYSSGTVYIIGGEGIIGTEFEEKLNDQGYGNIIRIAGLDRYDTSYRIADVLDNMPVSTVVISSGEQYSDALSISSFAAGNGWPILLTTHEALPEVIKGYLLEKKPEKVYITGGIGVISLDVQSQIQNLLPQAHIQRLMGESRFDTNVLLAQTFAPNPSKVYLATGYGFADALAGTTVAAIDGNPIIFIDPTLGTLPKAAAHYFTELYANNLNPEILSFGGSGVVSDEMMNSAKELLSGTVGETSIYSIADVAVTVAQGQDFTLPTKVRAKLYNSVSIEVPVQWTPPKADTSKIGTYVFLGAVDGYNKAVKLNLTVKEPLPIAQYTTKFDPTLINRTENIRLAARVLDGKLLSPGERFSFNESVGQRTANAGYKEAMIIEGDVFTPGLGGGVCQVSSTLYNAVLLANLDIIERHPHSLPISYVPPGRDATVAYPSLDFKFKNNTTSRLLIHSIVSENTLTFQILKNEF; this is encoded by the coding sequence ATGAACAAGAAGAGAATCATACCTATTTTGTTTTTATGCAGCAGTCTTTTAGTAGGAAACCCAACTTTTGCTGCGGCCGATGAGCCCAATGCGGTGCTTCATCCCCAACAATTACCCTCCCCAGTCCGGCTCGCCGGACAGACTAAATTTGAGACTTCTAAAGCTATTTCTGAGTACAGTCATCAGGGAACGGTAAATAACGTAATCTTAGCGACGGGCAATGAGTTTGCTGATGCCTTATCCGCCAGTGTTCTGGCCTATGCAAAAGAAGCTCCTATTCTATTAGTTGATTCTTCCGCTGAAAAATCTAAAGATGCCTTTGATTATGTGAACCAACACCTGTATTCGAGTGGTACGGTCTATATCATTGGCGGTGAGGGAATTATAGGCACAGAATTTGAAGAAAAACTTAATGACCAGGGCTACGGGAATATTATTAGAATTGCTGGTTTGGACAGATATGATACATCGTATCGGATTGCAGATGTTCTTGATAATATGCCGGTATCTACAGTCGTGATTTCTTCTGGAGAACAATATTCTGATGCATTAAGTATCTCAAGTTTTGCTGCCGGCAATGGCTGGCCAATATTGTTGACCACTCATGAGGCACTCCCAGAGGTTATAAAAGGTTATTTGTTGGAGAAAAAACCAGAGAAGGTATACATTACGGGTGGGATTGGTGTAATCTCACTTGATGTCCAATCCCAAATTCAAAATCTGTTGCCTCAGGCCCATATCCAACGATTGATGGGAGAATCTCGTTTTGATACCAATGTACTTTTAGCCCAGACTTTTGCACCCAATCCATCCAAAGTCTATTTGGCCACAGGGTATGGTTTTGCTGATGCATTGGCAGGAACAACAGTTGCGGCTATCGATGGTAATCCCATTATATTTATCGACCCTACCCTTGGAACCTTACCGAAAGCTGCAGCTCATTATTTCACAGAACTTTATGCCAATAATTTGAATCCAGAAATCCTTTCATTTGGAGGAAGCGGAGTTGTATCGGATGAGATGATGAACAGTGCAAAAGAATTGCTTTCAGGGACTGTGGGGGAAACTAGTATCTATTCAATAGCAGATGTTGCTGTAACGGTTGCTCAAGGACAAGACTTCACTCTGCCGACAAAGGTTCGAGCTAAGTTGTATAACAGTGTGAGCATTGAGGTGCCGGTTCAGTGGACTCCACCTAAAGCGGATACCAGTAAGATTGGTACCTATGTTTTTTTAGGGGCAGTGGACGGATATAACAAAGCTGTCAAACTCAATCTAACGGTCAAAGAACCCTTACCCATTGCTCAATATACTACAAAGTTTGACCCAACCTTAATTAATCGGACAGAAAATATTCGACTTGCCGCAAGAGTTCTTGATGGAAAGCTCTTATCCCCTGGAGAAAGGTTTTCCTTTAATGAAAGTGTCGGTCAACGAACTGCAAATGCCGGTTATAAAGAGGCTATGATTATTGAAGGGGATGTTTTCACGCCGGGGCTTGGCGGAGGAGTCTGCCAAGTATCTTCAACCTTATACAATGCAGTACTTCTTGCCAACTTAGACATTATCGAAAGGCATCCTCATTCATTGCCCATCAGTTATGTTCCCCCCGGTCGAGATGCTACGGTTGCTTATCCAAGTCTTGATTTCAAATTCAAAAATAATACAACCAGCCGTCTTTTAATTCACAGCATTGTATCAGAAAACACGTTAACCTTCCAGATTTTAAAAAATGAGTTCTAG
- a CDS encoding B3/B4 domain-containing protein, with product MIDFSISQELKDICPEVVLGCIQAKVTVQGSSDSLWKEIESYCDVLKQDKVLENLVSESRIIAGREAYKKLGKVPSKYRTSSEALIRRVLQGKGVYRINNIVDINNLLSLKSKFPVGSYNVDNIHSPVVLGIGKPGEQYKGIGKELINIENLPVLKDNLGSFGSPTSDSERAMITNSAQEIVICIFSFSGDGDILEYLKDAEMLLEEFADGKNIKTIIIK from the coding sequence ATGATAGATTTTAGTATCAGTCAAGAATTGAAAGACATTTGCCCTGAAGTAGTCTTAGGTTGTATCCAAGCAAAGGTTACCGTCCAGGGCAGCAGTGATAGTTTATGGAAAGAAATTGAAAGTTATTGCGATGTCCTTAAACAGGATAAAGTTTTGGAAAATTTAGTTTCCGAGTCAAGAATTATAGCCGGGAGAGAAGCCTATAAAAAGTTAGGGAAAGTGCCGAGCAAATATAGGACGTCTTCCGAAGCTTTAATCAGGAGGGTATTACAGGGGAAAGGGGTGTACCGAATAAATAATATCGTCGATATTAACAATTTACTATCATTAAAATCAAAATTTCCGGTAGGGTCCTATAATGTGGATAATATACATTCGCCCGTCGTTTTAGGGATTGGCAAACCAGGGGAACAATATAAAGGTATCGGCAAAGAGCTTATTAATATTGAAAATTTGCCGGTATTAAAAGATAATTTGGGGAGCTTTGGGAGTCCGACCAGTGATTCAGAGAGAGCTATGATAACAAATAGTGCCCAAGAAATTGTTATATGTATTTTTTCCTTCAGTGGGGATGGGGATATTCTGGAATACCTTAAGGATGCCGAAATGCTTTTAGAGGAATTTGCCGATGGAAAAAATATCAAAACGATCATAATTAAATAA
- a CDS encoding aspartyl-phosphate phosphatase Spo0E family protein — MYRITRNDLQILLTKIEDLRDKLHSNVKQGKSIQDPLVIKLSQDLDEQLNLYYRMIKTISII; from the coding sequence ATGTATAGAATTACTAGAAATGATCTACAAATATTGCTCACTAAGATTGAGGATCTGCGCGATAAATTACACTCGAATGTGAAACAAGGAAAAAGTATACAGGATCCTTTAGTAATTAAGCTGAGCCAGGACCTTGATGAACAACTTAATCTCTATTATCGAATGATAAAAACAATTAGTATTATTTAA
- a CDS encoding cation diffusion facilitator family transporter — MSKVIELIKKGNASSLYAVLGNLFLVIFKGIAAFFSGSGAMFAEAMHTAADAVNQLFVFIGSILAERKPTSRFPSGFGRLINVFCMGAVIVITLMAYETVLEGIELFRHPAAISSIWLIILSLGISMSIDGYVLHKAMREIVHESRTGGKGFRLLITALRNVNRASPATRLVFFEDLVATAGAILALGAILISHFTPVKILDGIAAVIIGIMMGGVAFRVGYDNMVGLIGVSAPKEVEEKVSKIILSIPEVTDINKMRILQEGRFYHVESYIELSPGLSLAKADTIKVKIRDQLIASNEVTDVTLGIIEDNGVQDWPAKYH; from the coding sequence ATGAGCAAAGTTATAGAACTTATCAAAAAGGGGAATGCCTCTTCCTTGTATGCAGTGCTTGGCAACCTCTTTCTCGTCATCTTTAAGGGAATTGCGGCTTTTTTTAGCGGCAGCGGAGCTATGTTTGCTGAGGCTATGCATACTGCTGCTGATGCAGTTAATCAATTATTTGTATTTATAGGGAGTATTCTAGCGGAACGAAAACCAACCTCGCGGTTTCCCTCAGGCTTCGGACGACTAATTAATGTATTTTGTATGGGAGCTGTTATTGTAATCACTCTCATGGCCTATGAAACCGTTCTGGAAGGCATCGAATTATTTCGACATCCTGCAGCTATTAGCAGCATATGGCTTATTATTCTTAGTCTGGGTATATCAATGAGCATCGATGGATACGTCTTACATAAAGCTATGCGTGAGATTGTCCATGAATCTCGGACAGGAGGAAAAGGCTTTAGGCTGCTTATAACTGCACTTAGAAATGTTAACCGTGCCTCTCCTGCTACGAGGTTGGTCTTTTTTGAAGATCTTGTAGCCACCGCAGGAGCTATTTTAGCCCTTGGTGCTATCCTTATATCTCATTTTACTCCCGTAAAGATTTTGGATGGTATTGCCGCAGTCATCATTGGTATCATGATGGGCGGGGTTGCTTTCCGAGTTGGCTATGACAATATGGTTGGACTCATCGGTGTATCAGCCCCTAAAGAGGTTGAGGAAAAAGTATCCAAGATTATTTTATCCATTCCCGAGGTCACGGACATCAATAAAATGCGCATATTACAAGAAGGACGTTTTTACCATGTTGAAAGCTACATTGAACTGAGCCCCGGCTTATCATTAGCTAAGGCAGATACTATTAAGGTTAAGATTCGTGATCAGTTAATAGCATCTAATGAAGTTACAGATGTTACTCTGGGTATTATTGAGGATAACGGAGTACAAGATTGGCCGGCTAAATACCATTAG
- a CDS encoding SGNH/GDSL hydrolase family protein, whose product MALYLALGDSITAGYGVRNPFSFPNIYANSLMRHNPDLRLLNLGVNGLTTSGLLNLLKSNPRIRKCISQASLITLTIGSNDLLRLIRSPNQPVQTSLLPVILGNMNKTLLQIGQKIRLLNPSATVKVATIYNPLPAGPYAGYSLQAQRIIDNANGMIMMCARRYGFTVVDLDPEMKGKESMFIGRDYAHPSIAGYQMIAKAFARH is encoded by the coding sequence ATGGCGTTATACTTGGCTTTAGGGGATTCAATAACTGCGGGTTATGGTGTGAGAAATCCTTTTTCCTTTCCAAATATCTACGCAAATAGTCTTATGAGGCATAATCCGGATTTACGTTTGCTAAATTTAGGTGTCAATGGCTTAACAACCAGCGGTTTGCTGAATCTATTAAAATCCAATCCCAGGATTCGAAAATGTATATCTCAAGCTTCATTAATAACGTTGACCATTGGTTCGAATGATTTGCTTCGTCTGATTCGGAGTCCGAATCAACCCGTTCAAACATCCTTGCTGCCGGTAATATTAGGGAATATGAATAAAACTCTGCTGCAGATTGGTCAAAAAATCAGACTTCTTAATCCATCTGCAACTGTTAAAGTGGCAACAATTTATAATCCCTTGCCAGCAGGACCTTATGCCGGATATTCCTTACAAGCCCAAAGAATCATTGATAACGCCAATGGGATGATTATGATGTGTGCCCGGCGTTATGGATTTACAGTTGTAGATTTAGATCCTGAGATGAAAGGCAAAGAGTCTATGTTTATTGGCAGGGACTATGCACACCCCAGTATAGCCGGTTATCAGATGATTGCTAAAGCTTTTGCCCGGCATTAG
- a CDS encoding TVP38/TMEM64 family protein, which yields MNKRTFSLITWLLSLSLIVLLYPKLQDPTEIQNLITQWKWLSVCIDLSILTLLALFPIIPFVLMAGINTLIFGWVGGFLVSLCGSLLGASLGFWLARTLGQAWVQPKIGKLGKWGTLIESNSFSITLISRLIPILPAAAVNYAAGLSAMSFPKFLVASIIGKIPMIIWESWAGHDFWNLSESPSRFFLALVIGIVIFGLAGFLGYSSVKGFKDTSM from the coding sequence TTGAATAAAAGAACGTTTTCCCTAATAACTTGGCTGCTATCACTTAGTTTAATAGTTTTACTTTATCCCAAACTTCAGGATCCAACTGAAATACAGAACTTAATTACCCAATGGAAATGGCTGAGTGTTTGTATCGACTTATCAATTTTAACCCTTTTAGCTCTTTTTCCCATTATACCATTTGTCCTGATGGCCGGAATTAATACCCTTATTTTTGGCTGGGTTGGAGGCTTTTTGGTTTCCCTCTGCGGGAGTTTATTAGGCGCCTCATTAGGTTTTTGGCTTGCCCGCACTCTTGGACAAGCATGGGTTCAACCGAAGATTGGTAAACTGGGAAAGTGGGGCACACTCATCGAAAGTAACAGTTTTTCCATTACGTTGATCTCACGGCTTATTCCGATTCTTCCGGCTGCAGCTGTTAACTACGCTGCCGGTTTATCCGCAATGTCCTTTCCAAAATTTCTGGTTGCCTCAATCATCGGCAAAATTCCCATGATTATTTGGGAATCTTGGGCAGGACACGATTTTTGGAATCTATCAGAAAGCCCAAGCCGTTTTTTCTTAGCCTTAGTCATCGGAATTGTCATTTTTGGATTGGCTGGCTTTTTGGGTTATTCTTCTGTTAAAGGGTTTAAAGACACTTCAATGTGA